One Helicobacter pylori NCTC 11637 = CCUG 17874 = ATCC 43504 = JCM 12093 genomic window, GTCGTGCGCACGGAGTTTTTAAAAGCAAGGAATATGGACTACACCAAAGCCGCTAGAGCGCTTGGGGTGAATGATTTAAAAATCATTTTCTACCATGTTTTACCCAACGCTTTAGTAGCGACGATCACTTATGTGCCGTTTTTAATGGCGGCCAGTATTTCTACTTTAGTGTCTTTGGATTTCTTGGGTTTTGGCATGCCCATAGGGAGTGCGAGTTTGGGCGAATTGGTCAATCAAGGCAAGGATAATCTCACCACGCCCCATTTAGCCATCGTTGCGTTTGTAGCCATTAGTTTGTTGCTTTCTGTTTTGGTGTTCATTGGCGAAGGGGTGCGCGATGCTTTCAACGCTAACATGCTCAAATAAAGGGGTTACATGCTAGAAATCAAAAACTTGAACTGCGTTTTAAACGCGCATTTTTCGCTCCAAAACATCAATATTTCGTTAAATCCTAGCGAAAGGGTGGCGATCGTGGGCGAAAGCGGGAGCGGGAAAAGCTCTATCGCTAATCTCATCATGCGTTTAAACCCCAGATTCAAACCCCATAATGGCGAAGTGTTGTTTGAAACAACCAACCTTTTAAAAGAAAGCGAAGAATTTATGCAGCATTTAAGGGGTAATGCGATAGCCTACATCGCTCAAGACCCCCTATCCAGCCTAAACCCCTTGCATAAAATCGGCAAGCAAATGAGTGAAGCCTATTTTTTACACCATAAAAACGCTTCTCAAACGCTCCTTAAAGAAAAAGTTTTAAACGCCATGAAACAAGTTCAATTAGACGAAAAATTTTTGGATCGTTACCCTTATGAGTTGAGCGGAGGGCAGCGCCAAAGGGTGTGTATCGCTATGGGCATTATTAATGCGCCCAAACTGCTCATTTGCGATGAGCCTACCACCGCATTAGATACGCAAATCCAAAACCAGATTTTAGACTTACTCAAGCAATTGAGCACGGAAAAAAACATCGCCCTTTTATTCATTAGCCATGATTTAAAAGCGGTCAAACGCTTGGCTGATAGGGTTTATGTGTTAAAAAAAGGCGAGATCGTAGAAACCAATTTGACTAAAGATCTTTTTAATGACCCTAAGCACGAATATTCAAAACTCTTGATTCAAGCTTCAAACTTGCCCGCTAAAAATTTAAAAGCGCTAGACGAGACGCTTTTAGAAGTGAAGGATTTTAGCGTTTATTACTTGCAAAAACGCTTTTTTAGGCCTTCTTTAAAAAAGCCCCTTATCGCATCAGTCAATTTTTCCCTCAAAGCCAAAGAAAACATCGGCATCATTGGCGAAAGCGGGAGCGGGAAAAGCTCTCTAGCGTTGGGGCTTTTAAAACTCGCTTTAAACAGCGGGGAAGAAAAGATTTTAGGCCAAAGCGTGGGGCCTTTAAATTCTAAGGCGTTCAAACCCTACCGCAAGATTTTGCAAATGGTGTTTCAAGACCCTTACGCATCATTAAACCCTCGCTTAAGCATTCAAAGCATTCTAACAGAGGCTTTGCGCTTTGCTTACCCTAAAGCTTCCAAAGAAGAATGGCACCATCTCGCAAAACTTTGTTTAGAAGAAGTGTGTTTAAACCCTGAATCGCTTAACTTTTACGCTTATGAGCTCAGTGGAGGGGAACGCCAAAGAGTAGCGATCGCTAGAGCGATTGCTTTAAAACCTAAAATCATTCTTTTAGATTAACCCACTTCTGCTTTAGATAAAAGCATTCAAAAAAGCGTGTTGGAATTGCTGTTAAATTTACAAGAAAAGCAGGATCTGAGCTATTTGTTTATCAGCCATGATTTAGATGTGATCAAAGCGTTTTGCGATAAGGTGTTAGTGATAAGTGAGGGGAAAGTCGTAGAAACAGGCACTATTAAAGAGGTGTTTGACAACCCTAAGCACGCTTATACGAAGCGTTTATTAGAATCCAGGCTTTAAAAAACTCTATTTTAAAAATTTATGCTTTTAGCGTTTTTAACCGCTTTTTTAATGAGCGTTATCTTTTAGCTTTCTACAAACAAAACAAAGAAACTTGATAGGGGGCTGTTTTTGAATAAGGGTAGTTGTCAATAAAGAATGAAAAGACTTTGGATTCTTCAGGCAAAATCTTTTCTTTAAAAGTTTTTTCATAGCTTTTTTTGACAAACCATTTAAACGCATGCTCTTCTACAAAATTGTGAGGGTTTTTAAGGACTTCTAGGCGTAAAACGCATTTGTTTAGAGTAAATTTGGAATGGTTTTTGACTCCCACTTGCAAAGAAAAGGCGTTGCTATAACTTAAAGGGTTAGCGTGTAAGATGCGTGTTTCTATGGGGTAAATCGCTTGAGTGAGTAAAACCTTCAAAACAAAAGGCATGCTCAAAAACGCGCCCAAAAAAGCTGTTGTTGCTATATAGCTAGCTATGCGGTTTCTTAAAAGCAGAGCCAAAAGGAGCAAAACTGCGCAAAAAAGGATTAAAACGCTCGCTATTAAAACGCTAATTAAAGTCGCTTGGCTTAAAAAGCCCTTAAAAGACTCCAAAAAAGCTTGGATAAAGGCAAGAGATGCCATGCGTTTTTAAGGCTCTTTACTCTCAGCAATACTAGATTTAACCTTACTTTTAGTGTCAATCCAAATATTAGGCACAGCCCCGCCTGGAGTGAGCATGATTTGAGCGTTGTTATTCGTTTTTAACGCTTCATTAAACTGGCCTTGAACTTCAATTTGGCGCAGTCTTAAAAGCTTGTCGCTCAAGCTTTGCGAAATGCTTAAATTGGCTTGAGATTTTGCCTTAGCCTCAATCACGATCGCATCAGCCACGCCCTGAGCCTTAATCCTGTTAGCGTCCGCTTCCCCTTTAGCTAAAGCGGCTTGTTTTTGAGCTTCTTGCTTGGAGCGCTCCACCTCGTATTTCACCCTTTCTGATTCTTGGCGCGCGATTTGGACTTTTTCTATTTGCTCTTTAATCTTAGCGGGCAAGACGATTTCTCTCAATTGGATAGAGCTTAATTCCACAGGGGTGTTGGGGAGCTTAGAAACTTCTTTATTGATACCGCTATTGATAAGAGCGGCGATTTCATTGCGTTTAATGGGTAAATCTTCAGCCGGATAGCGCCCCACGACAGATCGCACCACATCGCGCACCACAGGGTTGATGATCTTTTGCTCCCAAGACAAGCCATAAGTAGCGATCGTTTGGGGGGTGGTTTGAGGGTTTAGACGGTATTGCACGGTGAGTTCAATAGAAACAGTCAAACCCCTACTATCCATCACATTAATAGCGTCGTTTCTAAAAATCCCTTGGTTTTTACCCGCCACGCCCATGTCTTCGGTGCGTGAAAAATTGATATTCCTGATCCTTGTATCCACAATGAGGATGTCTTGAATGATAGGCACAAAAAAGTGGATCCCTGGCTGTAAGGGGGTGGGTTCGTATTTCCCGGCGGTGATTTTAATGCCAATTTCTCCTGAGCTAATCACTTCAAAAGGCTTGGCCAAAAAAGCGATAACGCCTAAAAGGACAATGACAATTAAAACCGATAGTTTTTTAGAATTAAAAGAGTTAGACGGCGGGATGAAACGCCCCCCATTATTAGGCGTATTAGGCGTGGGGGTTTCTCTTTGAGAATTTTTCTTTTTTAAATGTTCGTTCAAATCAATGGGCATGAATTTCCTTTTTAAATATTTTAACGGCGTTTGGGTTTTTTAGAATAGTGGTTTGTTTTAGAGTGCCTGTCTCTGTGCTGACCCTTTTTGAAAGAACGCGCTCGCTCATGCTGGGGCGTTTTTTTGTTAGGGGTTTTTGGCGTTTTTTCTTTAGGGTTTTGAATCGCATCAATTTCTTGCTGGTTTAAACCAATTTTGCTGGTTTCAAACTGCAAACTCAAAAGTTTTAAAACCAATTGAGACGGCTCAAAAATTTCGGTAAGCTGTTCATAAAGGCTGATGATCCCTTCAGACACTTTAGCGTCATGCAAGGTTTTAATGATCTGATTTTCGTTAATGGTGGGGATTTCAAAAAGTTCAATCTCTGAATCAATTTCTTTTTGCATGCGTAAAAGCTCTTTGTATTCTAAAGGGGTTACTAAAGTGATCGCCATGCCTTTTTTGCCCGCTCGCCCGGTTCTCCCAATGCGATGGATATAGCTCTCGGTATTTAGGGGCAAGTGGTAATTGAACACATGGCTTACACCGCTAATGTCTAGCCCACGGCTCGCCACATCTGTAGCCACCAACACATCAGCGTCATTTTTTTTAAACGCCATGATAGAAGCGCGCCGATCCCTTTGATCCATATCCCCATGCAAAGCGGTGCTTTTGTAATTTTTAGAAGCAAGGAATTGGTGCAATTCATCAGCTTCTTTTTTAGTGCGCGTGAAAACAATGCTCTTTTTGGGCGCTTGGGTGTCTAAAAGGCGCATGATCGCTTCGGCCCTCTCATGCTCATTGATCACATAAAAGCGTTGGGTGATGTCGGTGTTAGTGATATTAGAAGGGGCGATATGGATTTTAATGGGGTTTTCTAAAATCTTATCCGCTAGTCTTTTAATCGGCTCTGGCATCGTGGCTGAAAAAAGCAAGATCTGCGCTTCGCTAGGGAGGTAGTCAAAAATCTCTTCAATATCGTCTAAAAACCCCATATCCAGCATTTCATCGCTTTCATCTAAAACGACCACTTTAGGCACAAATTTATGGATGCGTTCGTTTTTTAAGTGATCGAGCAGTCTTCCTGGTGTAGCGATCATCACTTGGGGGTTTTTCTTAATGAATTCGCATTGTTTTTTAACGCTCTGGCCTCCATACACGCACACGGTTTTAGTCCTGGTGTGTTTGCCCAATTTGAAAATCTCATCGCTAATTTGCATGGCCAATTCTCTGGTGGGCGTGATCACTAAGGCCTCTATGGTGTGGTTGTTTTTAAGGTTGTTGATAATGGGCAGAGCGAAAGCGGCGGTTTTTCCTGTGCCTGTTTGGGCTTGCGCGATGACATCTCGGCCTTGCAAAACAGCCGGAATGGCCTTTTCTTGAATGGGGCTTGGGGAAGTGAAACCGGCTTCATAAACGGATTTTAAAACCGATTCTTTTAAGCCCAAATCATTAAAACTCGGCTTATGATAAGCGTCATCATCAATTTCTGTAGGGAGTGGTGGTTGAT contains:
- a CDS encoding DEAD/DEAH box helicase, which encodes MEFNQPPLPTEIDDDAYHKPSFNDLGLKESVLKSVYEAGFTSPSPIQEKAIPAVLQGRDVIAQAQTGTGKTAAFALPIINNLKNNHTIEALVITPTRELAMQISDEIFKLGKHTRTKTVCVYGGQSVKKQCEFIKKNPQVMIATPGRLLDHLKNERIHKFVPKVVVLDESDEMLDMGFLDDIEEIFDYLPSEAQILLFSATMPEPIKRLADKILENPIKIHIAPSNITNTDITQRFYVINEHERAEAIMRLLDTQAPKKSIVFTRTKKEADELHQFLASKNYKSTALHGDMDQRDRRASIMAFKKNDADVLVATDVASRGLDISGVSHVFNYHLPLNTESYIHRIGRTGRAGKKGMAITLVTPLEYKELLRMQKEIDSEIELFEIPTINENQIIKTLHDAKVSEGIISLYEQLTEIFEPSQLVLKLLSLQFETSKIGLNQQEIDAIQNPKEKTPKTPNKKTPQHERARSFKKGQHRDRHSKTNHYSKKPKRR
- a CDS encoding DUF2393 domain-containing protein, yielding MASLAFIQAFLESFKGFLSQATLISVLIASVLILFCAVLLLLALLLRNRIASYIATTAFLGAFLSMPFVLKVLLTQAIYPIETRILHANPLSYSNAFSLQVGVKNHSKFTLNKCVLRLEVLKNPHNFVEEHAFKWFVKKSYEKTFKEKILPEESKVFSFFIDNYPYSKTAPYQVSLFCL
- a CDS encoding prohibitin family protein, which codes for MPIDLNEHLKKKNSQRETPTPNTPNNGGRFIPPSNSFNSKKLSVLIVIVLLGVIAFLAKPFEVISSGEIGIKITAGKYEPTPLQPGIHFFVPIIQDILIVDTRIRNINFSRTEDMGVAGKNQGIFRNDAINVMDSRGLTVSIELTVQYRLNPQTTPQTIATYGLSWEQKIINPVVRDVVRSVVGRYPAEDLPIKRNEIAALINSGINKEVSKLPNTPVELSSIQLREIVLPAKIKEQIEKVQIARQESERVKYEVERSKQEAQKQAALAKGEADANRIKAQGVADAIVIEAKAKSQANLSISQSLSDKLLRLRQIEVQGQFNEALKTNNNAQIMLTPGGAVPNIWIDTKSKVKSSIAESKEP